The Vulcanimicrobium alpinum sequence CGTACCGCCTTGCGCGCGAACGCGAACGGGACCGCCGGAGTGCCGAGTACGACGGGCTCACGGGGTTGCTGACGCCGCGCGCGTTTCGGCGGCGGCTCGCGCGTCTGGTCGAGCGCGCGCGGTTCGTTCCCGGCGGTGGCTGCGCGCTCGCCTTTCTCGATACCGACCGCTTCAAGGAGTGGAACGACGCGTACGGTCACGCGTGCGGCGACGCCCTGCTGCGCGAGATCGCCGCAGAACTGCGAGCGGCGGCGCGCTCTGCCGACGATCTCGCGGCGCGCAACGGCGGCGACGAGTTCTGCATCGTCTTCGCGGCTGCCGGCAAAGCGGACGCGATCGAACGCGCCGAGACCCTGCGCCGCCGCATCGCGGCGCTCGACTTCGAACGGCTGCGCCCCGGCGGCGCCGCGCGCGTTGTCTCGGTGACGGCGTCGATCGGGGTCGCGGTGCTGCAGAGTGACGCTGCGAACGCGAGCGAGCTGCTCGAGCGAGCCGACGCCGCGATGTATCATGCGAAACACACCGGGCGCGACGGCGTGTCGTACGTCCGAGCCGACGGGACGTTCGCGCGCTTCGGGAGCGCGGCGGTGCCTGCCGGCGCACGCTGAACGTCGGCGCTCGCGCGGCCGGGTCGCGCGGCGGCAGCGTCGAATCTCGCCGGGATGTTCGCAGCCCGTGCGGTGCGGCGATGAGCGCGACGCGCGTCGACGTGCTCCCGCATCTGAAGACCGCGCGTTTCGATCGCGCGCTGTCGTACCGGCTGCCGGACGGGATGCGCGTGCAGACCGGCGACATCGTCCGCGTCCCGCTCGGGCCGCGGACGGTGTTCGCCTACGTCGTCGGTGAACCCAAGCCGGCCGCGGACGATGCGTCACTGCGCGAGATCGCGGAGCGCGTCGACGGGCCGCGCGCGTTCGACGCCGACGGCCTGGCGCTGGCGCGCTGGATCGCCGACGCGTACCTCTGCTCCTTGCGCGAAGCGCTCGGTGCGGTCGTGTTGGCGGCGGCGATCCCGCGCACCGTCGACCGGTTCGTACCGCGCGGCGATCCGCCCGAGATCGCGCGCTTCAAGCATGTCCCCGAACGGCTCGTGCGGCTGCTGTGGAACGACTTTCGCGACGGCGTCGGGCCGGACGTTCTGTTGCGCCATCCCGAGGCGCGGCGAGCCGGTGACCGCGCGACGCTGCTGCGCGCGCTCGATGCGCTCGTGCGCGC is a genomic window containing:
- a CDS encoding GGDEF domain-containing protein, with the translated sequence MPALVESAAAGAALVLGAGSVAIALRAQASARADRLALRLAREREAAFVEAARRLADAARDGVDAVRDEIARATAASAPVVDGVLVYDERDGALRCVRADGARFAHYAGSQIALDDPHAPAARALAARHRITLADAGVRPIHPADVTVVAIPLAFDPGGAAVLAVASRTVLDRETQDRLVTLGDQASPAYRLARERERDRRSAEYDGLTGLLTPRAFRRRLARLVERARFVPGGGCALAFLDTDRFKEWNDAYGHACGDALLREIAAELRAAARSADDLAARNGGDEFCIVFAAAGKADAIERAETLRRRIAALDFERLRPGGAARVVSVTASIGVAVLQSDAANASELLERADAAMYHAKHTGRDGVSYVRADGTFARFGSAAVPAGAR